A window of Nocardia arthritidis genomic DNA:
GCCAAGGCCGGCGCTACCGGGTTGTAGGGGGATTCGCTCATCGATTTGGCTCCGAGCGGGCCGAGTTCATCGGCGGTTTCGGCGAAATAGACTTCGGTACTGGGCAAGTCGGCCAATTGCGGGATGTGGTAGTGCCGCAGGATATCGGTGGTCACCTTACCGTCCACCGACCGCATATCCTCGTATAGCGCGGTACCGATCGCCTGGGCCACCCCGCCTTCCACCTGACCGCGGCACTGCACCTCATTGAGTACCGTCCCCGCGTCGGCGGATTGGACGGATTGCAGGATCCGCACGGTACCGGTCGCGGGCCGCACCGCCACGCGGAAGGCGTGCACATTGAAACTGACCGAGCGCGTGCTGCCGTCGTGGCTGCCGTGGGCCGAAAGTTCCTCGGCGGTAAGCAGTTCGGCGGGTCCGACGAGCCGGTCGCCGCACCTGACACCATCCGGCGTCAGGTGGCATTCGGCGAGATCGACACCGGTCAGCCGAGCCGCGTGCTTCAACAGCAGATCGTGCAGCGCGAGCGCCGCCGCGTGGACGGCCTTGCCCGCCACGGTGATTCCGGTGGATCCGAACGCCCCGGTGTCGTGCCCCACCAGATCGGTATCGGATTGCCGGATCACGATCCGGCCCGGCTCGGTGTGCAGCGCGGCGGCCGCGAGTTGGGTGTGCACGGTGGTGGTGCCGTTGCCGAATTCCGCGGTGCCGACCCTGACCTCGTAGCGGCCGTCGGGCAGCAGCGCCACGGTGGCGTCGGCGCGGTGGCCACGCGGTGGAATGGTGGCGATCATGGCGACCGCCATGCCGACGCCCACCTGCCAGTCCGGACCCGGTGCGGCAATTCCGTTGCCGCGCAGTAGGGCCCGTTCCGCGAGATCGAGACACTGATCCAAACCGTAACTGCCGAAATTCAGATCCTCCTCCACCGATGCCCCGACGAATCGGTCGCCGGGCACCACCACATTGCGCCGACGGAATTCGAACGGATCGACACCGGCCTTTCCGGCCAGTTCGTCGAAGGCCGATTCGATGCCGAAGATGATCTGGCCGAGACCGTAGCCGCGGAACGCACCCGACGGAATGTTGTTGGTGTACACCGCCTTCGCGTCCACCCGCTTATTCGGGCAGCGGTAAACGCCGATCGATTCGCCGACGCCGTGGAACATCACGCCCGCACTGTGGTTGCCGTACGCGCCCGCGTCGGCGAGCACCTCGACAACCAGCGCGGTGAGCACGCCGTCGCGGTCCGCACCCGCGCGCACCGTCACCCGCATCGGATGTCGGCTTGTGGCGGAGGTGAATTCGTCGGATCGAGTGAATTCGTACTGCACCGGGCGCCCGGTGCGCAGTACCGCGAGGGCGATCAGGTCCTCGGCCAGCATCTCCTGCTTCGCCCCGAATCCGCCGCCGACCCGGGCCGCGAAAACCCTTACCCGATCGCGGGCCAGCCCGAAGATCCGGGCCAGTTCGTCGCGCACCAGGAACGGCACCTGAGTGCTGCACCGGATGACAAGCCTGCCGTCACCATCCAACCAACCGATACCACCGTGGGTTTCGAGGTGGACGTGTTGGGCGCGCGGCGAATACCAGACACCGCTGACCGTATGGGCCGCGGCCGCCAGACCCGCCTCGACATCACCGGTTCCGCCGTGTGCCTCGGCGACCAGATTCCGTTCCCCGTCCGCGATCCGGGCCGAATCCGGTTTGTCGCCGTGCAGTTTCGGCGCGCCGGGCGCGAGAGCCGCCTCCGGCTCGAAAACCGCGGGCAATACCTCGTATTCGACCCGCAGCGCCCGGCAGCCGGCCCGCGCGGTGTCGAGACTGTCCGCGACGACGGCCGCAACCCGCTGACCGATGAATCGGACGGTGCGATCGAATACGTAGGTGTCGTCCGGATCGTCCTCGCGGAGTTCGTGGCGCGCGGTGGAAAACGCGAAATCGGGTGCGTCCCGATAGGTCAGCACCGCGTGGACACCGGGCAGCGCCTCGGCCGCCGAGGTGTCGATGGATACGATGCGCGCGTGCGGATGTGGACTGGGCAGCACCGCGATATGCAGCGGCGCGGTGGGCGGCGCGACCGACGGGTCGGCTCCGGCGGGCGGCACATCGAAGGTGAAAGGCTCCGTTCCGGTGCAGATTCGCGGCCCGGCGGGCGCACCCGGCCCGTTTCCGGCGGGCCGCGCAGCGCACGCTGTGTGGACGGGGTCGGACGCACCTTGGTCGTCCGGCACGCTCGATGCGTTTGTGCCTGTTGATAATTCAGCCGGTTGTCCGGTGAGCGCATCGGTGATCGCGCGATAACCCGTGCAGCGGCACAGGTTTCCCTTCATCAGCTCGGGCAGATCCGCCGGATCGGGCCGACCCGCGTGGCAGCCGAGTCCCGCGGCGGTCACCACCATGCCCGCGGTGCAGAAACCACACTGGAAGGCGGCGTTGTCGACGAAGCGGCGCTGGATCGGATGCGGCTGTTCGGGCGTGCCGAGCCCGGCGGCGGTGGTGATCGACCGTCCGGCGGCGCGGTAGGCGGGAAATATGCAGGAGTGCACGGTCATTCC
This region includes:
- a CDS encoding molybdopterin-dependent oxidoreductase; this translates as MRFEVDGGAVDAEPRPGQCLRTLLREQGHFAVKKGCDAGDCGACSVQVDGMTVHSCIFPAYRAAGRSITTAAGLGTPEQPHPIQRRFVDNAAFQCGFCTAGMVVTAAGLGCHAGRPDPADLPELMKGNLCRCTGYRAITDALTGQPAELSTGTNASSVPDDQGASDPVHTACAARPAGNGPGAPAGPRICTGTEPFTFDVPPAGADPSVAPPTAPLHIAVLPSPHPHARIVSIDTSAAEALPGVHAVLTYRDAPDFAFSTARHELREDDPDDTYVFDRTVRFIGQRVAAVVADSLDTARAGCRALRVEYEVLPAVFEPEAALAPGAPKLHGDKPDSARIADGERNLVAEAHGGTGDVEAGLAAAAHTVSGVWYSPRAQHVHLETHGGIGWLDGDGRLVIRCSTQVPFLVRDELARIFGLARDRVRVFAARVGGGFGAKQEMLAEDLIALAVLRTGRPVQYEFTRSDEFTSATSRHPMRVTVRAGADRDGVLTALVVEVLADAGAYGNHSAGVMFHGVGESIGVYRCPNKRVDAKAVYTNNIPSGAFRGYGLGQIIFGIESAFDELAGKAGVDPFEFRRRNVVVPGDRFVGASVEEDLNFGSYGLDQCLDLAERALLRGNGIAAPGPDWQVGVGMAVAMIATIPPRGHRADATVALLPDGRYEVRVGTAEFGNGTTTVHTQLAAAALHTEPGRIVIRQSDTDLVGHDTGAFGSTGITVAGKAVHAAALALHDLLLKHAARLTGVDLAECHLTPDGVRCGDRLVGPAELLTAEELSAHGSHDGSTRSVSFNVHAFRVAVRPATGTVRILQSVQSADAGTVLNEVQCRGQVEGGVAQAIGTALYEDMRSVDGKVTTDILRHYHIPQLADLPSTEVYFAETADELGPLGAKSMSESPYNPVAPALANAIRDAVGVRPYRLPMTADRIWRAIQEGAQG